The genomic segment ATATGGAGCACCAAGTGCAATTGCACCTTCTTTTATTTCTTGTGGAACCATGTTTAAAATCTCTTCAGTTGATTTGATAACAATTGGAAGCATCATAATAGCAAGTGCTACACTTCCAGATATAGCAGAAAAATGTTTCAGCGGTTTAACAACCCAAATGTAAGCAATTATACCCATAACAATTGATGGAATACCTTGGAGTGTATCAACTAAAATTTTTACAAATTCTGAAATTTTTGTCTCTTTAAATTCTGATAAGAAAACTCCAACAATAATTCCAATTGGTATTGCAATTAAAGATGCAACTCCAACAATTATAAAACTTCCCACAATAGCATTTAAAATTCCACCCCCAGGTTCTCCAACTGGCCTAGGTAGAGAAATTATAAATCTTAAGTTTAAATATTTAAAACCTCTAATAAAAACAAAATAAATTATTAAAAATAAAGGAATTATTGAAAAATATGTAAAAATTGTAACAATAGTTTTAAAAAATTTATCTTTTTTTATTCTACTTTCATAATCATGATGAGAAACATTCATATTAGAAAGAAACCTTTCTTATTATTATTCTTCCCAAAATATTAATAATAATTGAAATTAAGAAAAGAATTAAACCTATTTCAATTAAAGAAGAGAGATGTAAAGTTGAAGTTGCTTCTGTAAATTCATTTGCAATTAAACTCGCCATTGTTTGTCCAGGAGAAAATATGCTTGTTGGAATTCTATTTGCATTTCCTATTACCATCGTTACAGCCATTGTTTCACCAAATGCTCTTCCAAATGATAAGAGAAAGCCTCCAAAAATACCTTTAAATGAAAACGGAATAAGCACTCCTTTAATAACCTCAAATTGTGTTGCTCCAAGAGAAATTGCACCTTCTTTTACCTCTTCAGGAACAAGAGAGAGTACCTCTTTTCCTATTGATGCTGAATATGGAATAATCATAATTGATAAAATCAAAGATGCAGTAAAAATCCCTACACCTATTGGTTGAATACCAGTTTTCATTTGTATATTTCTTATGAATGGTGCAAGAATAAATAGCCCCCAAACACCAATTACAACAGAAGGAATTCCAGCAATAAGCTCAATTAATGTTTGAATTAATTTTGAAATTGCTTTATTTTTTAAAATCTCAGATAAATAAATTGAAATAGAAAGCGAAAATGGTATTGTAATTAAAAGAGAAATAAAAGAAGTTAAAAGAGTTCCAATTATAAAAGGAACTGCTCCAAATTTTAGGTTGACAGGGTCCCACTCTTTTGTAAAAAGAAATTTTAATCCAAATTCTTTTAATGATGGGATTGATGAGAAAATAAGTGAAAGAAAAATCGCTGATAAAAGAAAAATCATTAAAATTCCACCAAGAAAAAGGACAATTTTAAAGACCCTGTCAACCTTCATCTCTTATTTTAAATTATACTACTTTATTGGTTTTCCACCAAAGGTTATACTTTTAATATTTTCTTCATTAATTTTTTTGACAGCATCTGGTATTTTTCCATATAAAAGTTGTTCATTGTATTCTTGTGCTTCACTATTCATCCATTTTAAAAGATTAAAAAGTGCTTTTGCTCTATTTAAATCTCTTCCACCATAATTTTGCTCTTTATAAACAATAATCCATGTGAAACTTGATATTGGATATCCATCTGGGTTATCTGTGTCAACTATTGAAACTTTTGTATGTTTTGGAATTGAAACATTTGCTGCAGCAGAAACTGCTTTTAAATCTGGATTAACAAATTTACCAGATTTATTTCTAACCATAGCATAAGGCATTCCATTTTGTTCTGCATAAATTTTTTCTACATAACCTATTGCACCTGGTGTTTGTTGTACAATACCTGCAACACCAGCATTTCCTTTACCACCTAAACCAACTTTCCAATTAAGTGATTTGCCTTTTCCCATTTCATTTTTCCATGTTTCACTCACCCTTGAAAGATAGTCACTAAAAACAAAGGTTGTTCCACTTCCATCTGACCTATGAGCAACTGTTATATCTAAATTTGGTAATTGAATATCTGGATTTAGTGATGTTATTCTTGGATCATTCCATTTTGTAATTTTTCCCATAAATATATCTGCAATTACATCTCCTGTAAGTTTTAATTTTGGGTTTCCTGGTAAATTATAAGTAACAACAACTGCTCCAAGAGCAACTGGTATATGAATTATTTCTGCCCCTGCCTTTTTTTCTTCCTCATCTGTCATTGGTGCATCAGTTGCTCCAAAATCAACAACTTTTTCAATTAATTGTTGTATTCCACCACCAGATCCAATTCCTTGATAGTTTACTTTTACTAAACCTTGAGTTTTAGTGTTATAAACATCAAACCATTTTGTATAAAGTGGTTGCGGAAATGTAGCTCCTGCACCTAAAAGTTCAACTGGTTGTGCTTTTTCCTCTTTTTTACAACCATAAAAAGATAATAATGAAACAACTAGCCCTAAAATAATAAGGCTTAAAAGAAACTTTTTCATAAAAACCTCCTAAATAGTTCTTTCACAATTAAATTTTTACAATTATCTGTTAACTAAAATTAATTTTTTTGTTAATTTTCTGTTAAATTTTGAGGAAGTGTGATTTTAAATTTACTTCCTTTACCTAATTCGCTTTCAACATCGATTTTACCTTTATGAAGAGAAATTATATGTTTAACAATAGAAAGACCAAGGCCAGTTCCACCAGTTTTTCTTGATCTTGATTTATTAACAACATAAAATCTTTCAAAAATTCTATTCAAATGTTCTTTAGGAATTCCAATTCCACTATCTTCAATTTCAAATATTGCATTTTCACTATCTTTTGAAAAAGTTATTTTTATATAACCTTTATCTGTATAATTTATTGCATTATCTAATAAATTAATTAATGCTTGTTCAATTTTAAACTCATCTCCCCAAATTGTTGTATCATCTGATTTTATATCTACTATAACTTGAAGGTTCTTTTCTTTAATTTTATTCTCAAATATTTTCAGAGTGTATTGTATAGTTTCTTTAAAATCAAATTTTTTTATTTCAAACTCTCTTTTCTCCTCTAATTTTGATAGAGTTAAAAGATCATTTATAATATTAATCATTCTATCAATATTTCTTTTTATTATTTCTAAATAATTTTTGCTTTTAATTTCATCCTCAATTGTTTCTATAAAACCTTTTATTGCCGTAATAGGTGTTTTTAACTCGTGTGATGCATCTTTTACAAAATCTCTTTTTATTTCTTCAAATTTTTTAATAGAGGTTATATCAAATATTGAAAATACCTTCTCTTTTGTTTTTTCAATTGAATTTTTACAAATTAAATAAAATTTATTTAATTTTTCAAACTCCAATTTTTCATAAGAGTCATTTTTTAAGCCTTCTTTAATAAAATTAATAATATCTAAATCTTTTATTATTTCCCAATAATATTTTTTTAAAACATTTTTTTCGTTAAAAAATTCTTCAAATTTTTTATTTGCAAATGTAATTTTACCCTGAGAGTCTATTACAAATATAACTTCACCAGTAGAAGTAAGAATTGAATTTAATCTTTCTCTATCTAATTCAACTTGAGTTAAGAGATTTTCAATTCTTTCTCCAAGAACATTTATATTTTCTCCTAACTCTTTAAACTCATCTTCTCTTAAAATAATCTTTTCTTTGTAATCTCCTGAGAGAAGTTTTGAAATTTTTAATTTAATAAGTTCTAGAGATTCTTTTAAATTTTTTGAATAAAGATAAAAGATATAAAAACCTATTAATAGTGAAATAATTGATATTAAAGCAATTTCAAAAATAAGCATAATAATAACATTATTTAATTCTTTTAAAGATAAACTTACTCTTGAGATATAAATTTCATTATTTATATTTATTGGAACAGCAATATAAAGCATATCCTCTTTTGTGGAAGTTGAAAATCTAATAGATTTACCTATATTCCCATTTAATGCTTCAATTATTTCTGGTCTTGTTTTATGATTCTCCATTGTTTCAATATCCAAAATTGAATCTCCAAGAACAACTCCATTTTTATCAATAATTGTTATTCTAAAACCCTTAAGAGTTCTAATTTTCTTTACAAAATTATCTATTTCTTCAATTTTATTTGATTCAACAAGATTTTTAACCTCTTCTGAAATTGAATTAGCAATCATAATTAAATTAGATTCATAACTCTTAATAAATTCTCTTCTTATATAAATTGATGATATTGAGAGAATTAAAATAAATGAAATTAAAATTGATATTAAAATTTCTCTA from the Caldisericia bacterium genome contains:
- the pstA gene encoding phosphate ABC transporter permease PstA, translating into MNVSHHDYESRIKKDKFFKTIVTIFTYFSIIPLFLIIYFVFIRGFKYLNLRFIISLPRPVGEPGGGILNAIVGSFIIVGVASLIAIPIGIIVGVFLSEFKETKISEFVKILVDTLQGIPSIVMGIIAYIWVVKPLKHFSAISGSVALAIMMLPIVIKSTEEILNMVPQEIKEGAIALGAPYYRVVLKVLLPYGFVGIVTGILLGISRIMGETAPLLFTAFGNQFLNFNIFKPMSTIPYVIFVYATSPYKEWHNQAFAASIILIIIVLSMNIIGRFLEKRWKM
- the pstC gene encoding phosphate ABC transporter permease subunit PstC, coding for MKVDRVFKIVLFLGGILMIFLLSAIFLSLIFSSIPSLKEFGLKFLFTKEWDPVNLKFGAVPFIIGTLLTSFISLLITIPFSLSISIYLSEILKNKAISKLIQTLIELIAGIPSVVIGVWGLFILAPFIRNIQMKTGIQPIGVGIFTASLILSIMIIPYSASIGKEVLSLVPEEVKEGAISLGATQFEVIKGVLIPFSFKGIFGGFLLSFGRAFGETMAVTMVIGNANRIPTSIFSPGQTMASLIANEFTEATSTLHLSSLIEIGLILFLISIIINILGRIIIRKVSF
- the pstS gene encoding phosphate ABC transporter substrate-binding protein PstS, with amino-acid sequence MKKFLLSLIILGLVVSLLSFYGCKKEEKAQPVELLGAGATFPQPLYTKWFDVYNTKTQGLVKVNYQGIGSGGGIQQLIEKVVDFGATDAPMTDEEEKKAGAEIIHIPVALGAVVVTYNLPGNPKLKLTGDVIADIFMGKITKWNDPRITSLNPDIQLPNLDITVAHRSDGSGTTFVFSDYLSRVSETWKNEMGKGKSLNWKVGLGGKGNAGVAGIVQQTPGAIGYVEKIYAEQNGMPYAMVRNKSGKFVNPDLKAVSAAANVSIPKHTKVSIVDTDNPDGYPISSFTWIIVYKEQNYGGRDLNRAKALFNLLKWMNSEAQEYNEQLLYGKIPDAVKKINEENIKSITFGGKPIK
- a CDS encoding ATP-binding protein: MKKSNLQKKLIREILISILISFILILSISSIYIRREFIKSYESNLIMIANSISEEVKNLVESNKIEEIDNFVKKIRTLKGFRITIIDKNGVVLGDSILDIETMENHKTRPEIIEALNGNIGKSIRFSTSTKEDMLYIAVPININNEIYISRVSLSLKELNNVIIMLIFEIALISIISLLIGFYIFYLYSKNLKESLELIKLKISKLLSGDYKEKIILREDEFKELGENINVLGERIENLLTQVELDRERLNSILTSTGEVIFVIDSQGKITFANKKFEEFFNEKNVLKKYYWEIIKDLDIINFIKEGLKNDSYEKLEFEKLNKFYLICKNSIEKTKEKVFSIFDITSIKKFEEIKRDFVKDASHELKTPITAIKGFIETIEDEIKSKNYLEIIKRNIDRMINIINDLLTLSKLEEKREFEIKKFDFKETIQYTLKIFENKIKEKNLQVIVDIKSDDTTIWGDEFKIEQALINLLDNAINYTDKGYIKITFSKDSENAIFEIEDSGIGIPKEHLNRIFERFYVVNKSRSRKTGGTGLGLSIVKHIISLHKGKIDVESELGKGSKFKITLPQNLTEN